tacgggggcagggggcaccccaaagacacaacaattgatctcttgatctctttgccgtgtgcagtgcccccctccaccataatccacctcgatcatgtcgtagtggtgcttaggcgaagccctgcgtcggtagaacatcatcatggtcaccacgccgccgtgctgacgaaactctccctcaacactcggctggataggagttcgagggacgtcatcgagttgaacgtgtgcagaactcggaggtgtcgtgcgttcggtacttgatcaatcggatcgtgaagacgtacgactacatcaaccacgttgtactaactcttccgctttcggtctacgagggtacgtggacaacactctcccctctcgttgctatgcatcaccatgatcttgcatgtgcgtaggaatttttttgaaattactatgttccccaacagcagcggggtcctattggaaactaagggatattaaggcctccttttaatagagaaccggaacaaagcattagcacatagtgaatacatgaactcctcaaactaaggtcatcaccgggagtggtctcgattattgtcacttcggggttgtcggatcataacacatagtaggtgactatagacttgcaagatgggatcaagaactcacatatattcatgaaaacataataggttcagatctgaaatcatagcactcgggccctagtgacaagcattaagcatagcaaattcatagcaacatcaatctcagaacatagtggatactagggatcaaaccctaacaaaactaacttgattacatgataaatctcatccaacccatcaccgtccagcaagcctacgatggaattactcacgcacggcggtgagcatcatgaaattggtgatggaggatggttgatgatgacgacggcgacgaatccctctctccggagtcccgaacggactccagatcagccctcccgagaggttttagggcttggcggcgtatcgtaaaacgcgataatttcttctctctgattttttctctccgaaagcaaatatatagacttggagttggcgtcagagggcatccagggggcccacgaggtagggctagggcacgccccccaccctcgtgaatagggtgtgggccccctggtcttcatctttggtgaggatttattattatttttcctaaGATGTTCcgcggagtttcaggtcattccgagaatatggcaattctgctgaaaacagcgtcagtccgggttagtttcattgaaatcatacaagttagagtccaaaacaagggcaaaagtgtttggaaaagtagatacgacggagacgtatcagacggtTTGTACCAACTTTCGTGATCTCGAAGTTCACACTAATTAGACATATAGGTCTGAACTACTCAATGTGAACCGCTCTTCCTTCTTTTGTAACAACGTAATTGTTCCAAAGTTCAATTTAAAAAGCTATAAGTGACCATTAAacaaatcatgaaacataggcatcAAGTCGCCTTTAATAATATCCCAACACCTCAAGCACTTCCATCTCTGAAAAAGGGGCAGTAAGAACCTCATTCTCATCTTTGCCCAGTTGTGGTATATCCTCAACCAAACTCTCGTTTAGTGAGATATAATTGTCTACTCGGGCCCAAACAACTTTTTATGAAAGTTAGTATCTTAAGATTATCATGCCAACAATTGTATCTTCATGCTGTTCAAGTTGTATGATCCTCTTTTTCCTATGTTTCCCATTGGCAATCTTATGAAAAAATTGTGTATTATTATCTCAAGGAACCAGGCGACACACTTTAGCTTTAAGCGCCCATTTGATATCTTCTTCCCGAGAAGCTTCGCCAAACTGACCTTAGCCTCTCTTTTAGCCACCTGCTCATTTAATGTCGAGTGAGTTATTCTTGGCTTTTATATCGAGATCGTTAATGATGTTAAGCAACCTCTTTTTCTGCTGCTTATATATACCACTATTATTCTTAGCCCAACCCCTAAAAAACTGCCGCAAGTGTCTAATCTTAATTTGCCAGTTTTCGATATTCGACGCACCCCCTTGCTCTAAGGCCCATTCCCTTGCAATTAGCTCAAGGAAGTCCTCTCTTGAACCACACAGTTTCGAACAAGAAGATATTTTTGTTTCCATGATGCGCCGCATCACCGGAATCAACAAGAAGGGGTGTGTTGTCAGATATTCCTCTTTGTAACACACGCACTGTCAGTAGAGGAAATTTTTGTTCCCATTCGATACTCGTCAAAACTTTGTCTAACTTCTCATATGTTGGATTATGTAACTTGTTTGCCCAAGTGTATTGCCTACCCATGAGGTCAATCTCTCTCAGATATAGGCTTTCTATGATAGCATTAAACATGAATGACCATCGGGCATCGaagttgtcattattcttttcttcTCCCCTCCTAATAATGTTACATGTTTATTTCATATTTGTGTTGCTGCTTATTATCAGTCTGGACGATACCGATAGCTATATTTACTAAGTGTGCACCCTTTTATTGTCATACCAAAGCCAATTTATAGTTCTCTTGATTACCGACAAATAGATGTCTATGTTTGGACAAAATTgaatatttttcatgtatttataTATTTACTGTACAATAGACTGGCACGGCGACGCACGCCATCAATGATCTAATCTTCATCTACAAGCACCCATACGCACTTCGCCATGGTGCAGTCCACGAGCGAATTCCCCAATAAGTCGGGTTGCCTCCAAAGTATTGCCACATATTCGCCCAATTCTTCCCTTGCTTCCTAGTATCCGAGCTTGGTTTCGGTACTCCCGGGCATATTGTACGCTGAATGAATGCTGAACGTGCCTTTCTTGTCGAAAAAGCATGCCCAAAAATCACCTTTTCTCCATTGGGACGGGCTCTTGATCACCTCGACTTCCATTGGGATAAACTCTTCTTGCAGCCTCTGGACGTTCCACGAGGCGGAGTTACCGTCCATGAAATCACTAACCCTATCGTTCTCCACACTTTGAATCTGAAGAGGCCATCAACCAGCTCTCTCACTTCAGGCGGACGAAAAAAGTCATGCTATGATCTCATCCGGCAAGGCCACGAACCGCGTTCGCTTCTGAAACACCACAAACGAAATCACAGGAGAAGATGTCAGCAAAAGCGACGGACAATTCGTTTCAAGCCAAACGCTAATCTGTTTGCGCATTACGCGAAAATGATAGGCAAAGATTTGAACAGAAAGTGCAGGGAACCGAGATCGCGTGACGAAGCCAATGTTAATTTAGCGTACTTATTTGTGACAAAAAAATCAAAGGAAATCCTGATGAAAGGCTCTGCTGATGTATTATCCCTTAACTTCGAGCGAGAAAAATTGGCACATATTGAAAACTATTGCTGATGTTGTCATGGTGATAAAGTTAACTTCAAATCTTCAATTAGATAGTTACCCTAGAGAAAACTTCGGTGAGATAGTTATCATATCGTCATGGTGATAAGGTTAACTTCAATGAGATGGCACCCCGGAAAAAGCTCAGTGAGATGGTATCATATCATCATCTAACGGCTGCCCGCTGCTGCCTAAGCTAGTTTGATGGTCTGGATTGCCGGTTTGACGTTGAGGTGCTCAACAATAAGTCAAACAAGTAAGTTGCAACATTAGTGACGGTGACCCGGAAGAATCGGCCGGAGCTACACTAATAGTGGGCATAAAGCGGATCAAGCAACTTGGCTCGTTATGATCCCTGAAAATTTCTCGATCTAGACACTTGGTCAGACATGTGACGCTCAGCTTGTTTCTTCTGCTACCATAAAATTCAGGTAGGCCTAATGTTTTGAAACGGCAATTTAAGATCATCCTTGGTACACATAGACTTTCCACAACTCTGCTGTAGATCAGCTCCACTAGAGTAGTTATTATAAATGTGGAAGGAGCATCACAATTGCTGCTAAAATATCTGTTGACAACGTTTAAGATTCAGAGAACTTGCTCTGAAACTTCAGCATGTGAAGCATTTTCCATGGTAGATCTATGACTGCTACTGCTGTGATTCATCTGCAGCCAGAAAGTGAGAATGGTCTCATGCCGCCAGATATTCAAGTAGGAGTATGACAAGCAACTGTATTTTGTATCATCAATCCACCATTCAAATCCTAGAATTGATCGCCAACAAATAACTaacgtagtactccctccgtttcttcttaatccgcatataagatttggtcaaagtcaggTTTTATTGAGTTTTACTtcctccgtcacagtttagaaggcacagttaaatttgcgtgcgtttccataatagacaaggtttagggcgcattgcatttatgtctagtagctaattagtactcctatatactatttctatatgcatgcatagtgtgaatgctattttctaacccatctcacaaccaatagataaccacctaggtcccagagaatttccaagcgcgccttctaaaccgtgacgaagggagtactaactttatatataaaaatataaacattcacaatatgaaatcaatattatcagatgcaccatcagacgtattttcatactatatagtttttgTATTGTAGacgttcatatttttttatatatttagtcaaaatttgtgtagtttgactttgactaaATCTTATATACGAAGTAAAAAAAAACGGAGGGAGCAACGTGTCAGAAAAAACCTCAAACACTCTTCTACTCAATACTACTTAAGACACATCTGCATCAGCCGAAAATACTGGTCACACCGTCAACAGCTCCAGATGGTGCCTCATTGGACACGTACGGATCCGATGGTGTACCAATATttcttactccctccgttttataatataaaaacattttttgTACTGGTGTAgcgtcaaaaacgttcttatattataggacggagagAATAGTTTTTTCAGTTTTGACAGTCCATAGAGATAAACTCATGGCTTGTTTACATATTCCTACATGGACAGAGTGAAACAGAGAAAAATATTTTGCACACCATGTTTAAATTAGATTATAATGGTATGAATTAGTGTAAGATAAATTTCATAAGAAATTTTATTGGGCAAACTGTGTGAATTAAACCAGAGATCCATACAGCATACTAAAGGCATGTCCAGCAGAGTATCGAAAAATAGTACTTctttgtatcaaaatataagatgtttttgcagaaCAACAAAAACATCTTATTGTTAATTTATTAAAAACTGTGTTGGTCAAAATAAATAGTTGTAATACATACTTTTGGGTGAAAGTTTCCGTATTATTTTTTCAACCGGGCAATGAGATACCACCGTTGCTTGAAAGAAAAAACTTAGTTTCCCTTCCCGCAGAACTTTTTATTTAAATGCAGATGAATGAAAAGCAATGCAAAAGGACCAATAGCAGTGATTATTTTTAGATTGGAATCAAGTTATTTGATGCAGACCTTAATAGCATGGCTCTATCAAGATAATAAATACATAAATATATTTTGAATAAAAAACTTTGAAAGAAGCAGTGCATTACCTCCTTGCGGCTGGCATTGACGTCCGCTGATGCATACTCCGGCGTGCGGGGTAGAGCGGACCACCTATCCGGCGTCTTCGCCGTCTCTGCACCCCTCTCCGGCGTCGGCATCATGAACCTCGCACCCCACTCGGGCGTTACGGCGAATCTGGGACTCCTCTCTGGCTTCTCCGCGAACCTGCCGGCGCCCCAGTCCGGCGTAGGCACGAACCGAGGGCTCCGCTCTGGCGTCTGCGCGAGCCCTCCAGTGCCCCAGTCCGCCTTCGGCCATAACCGCGGGCTCCGCTCCGGCGTCAATGCGCCGTTCCCACCGTTGGCGGCGCAGAGCTGCATGATCTTAGCGGCCGCCTCGGCGGCGTCCCGGCTCTCGCCCATGAGCTTGGCGAGCTGCGCCTTGGGCAGGCGCATCCTGAGCTGGACCGGCCCGCCCTCGGAGGCGGTGGACATCGGGGAGGCCGGCGCGGTCGGGAAGGAGAGGTCGGAGGTGGAGCGGCGCGTGAGCATGAGCGACTCGAGCCTCTCGCGCGCGCCGACGTGGAGCGCGCCGGACCAGGCGCGGCGCGGGGGCACGGTGGGGCGCGGCAGCGCGACGAGGAAGTAGAGCCGGCCCGGGCGGAGCAGCGCGTCGTGGTCGAgcgggcgcgcgcggacgccgagCAGCTTGACCTGCTCCGACTCGAGCAGCTGGAAGCCCGGGTGGTCGCGCAGCACGGCGCCCGCGTGCGCCGGCGGCTTCACCCGGAACGCGGTGCCGTCCAGCTGCATCACCTTGGCGCCCTTGCGCCGCCCGCCGATGCTGTTGCCCATTGCCCGCCGGCTGCTGCTGCTCCTTGCTCCCACGCTACGCTCTGCTCTTCCCTTTGATGGTGTGAGGTGAGGCGGGGCGTGGGTTCGGTTCGCGGGGTTCTTCGCGGCGTTTGTGCTTGGTGGGGTGCCGGGATTTAAAACGGGCGAGAGAAAAGGGTACTACTGTACACAGGGTAGGGGAAGAGTTGGGAGTCAAAGGTTGTGGGGAGTCCACGCGAGTAGTGCTGTTGAGCTTGACGTGGACTGgaactatattattttccttgcttgGGCGTCTACAAAGCTTCGCTAGCCGCCCACTATGGCTTAGCACTCTGAAAGTGGAAATGGAAGAGAGGAGGTTAAAGTGGGTTCTAGTGCATGCATGTCTAATTAACAATGAGCGAAGGATGAAAACACGTTTTGACCGTCCAATTAAGCTCGCAGTTCCAGAATCAGAGCAAGAACTCTACTTCGAGCGAAGCAAAACTTTGTAACTGCTATCTTTTACTACTGGTCTGAACGCCTTGGTTATTTTAGGGCTGCAAAGGGTAGGTTTGCTTCGTCTGTGCAGAACTGAAGAAGCATGCTGCATGCGTAAAACTTAAATTAGCCCGGTACGTACTTTGTGTGCAAAACTGACTTGGTACCTAATTTGGTGGGAGGAAATTAGCCAGAGACTTTAATTACCACGAGCGGCGTTTGTGGCACAGcttggaaaaaaattatatgagaccaggtcagCTTCTCCTCTCTCATGCTGGttgtagtgggagtatcataagtagtatcatgcatgccaactagatgttttggatgatgtggcacacaattagatgaggaaagagaggatgtagtatcatatcatgataccgtatcatattaaatgctcCGCtagtttgtgtcatgcatggcaattaataagtcaatctaagatactaacttatgatactatgcattaccgaGTTAATATCACACACTAGTATTATATGCATGATATTAGTATATGATacttcccattacaaccagcctcagCATGAGATCACATCATCCCATATTTACCGTGCTAGCAAACATATCAGGTTCCACCAGTCGACTGCCTGCCCTGTTATTTCGTGGCCAAGTTTACGTGTGCTGTTCGCGTTCATTTTAAACCCCTAGACGTAATGtcgaaaaagaaaagggaaaactaGACGTTGAACTTGCACCAATAACCAATAACCTCCGTTAGTATTAAGTGGGTTCATACGTGTCCTGGTCTCATTGTTCTCGAAGCCATAGCTAGTTAATGGCGGTCCAGCAACAACACGCGTGCCGTACCGCCGGAGTCGCCACGGCGGCCGCCCGCATGGTGCGTCCTTCACGGCACAGATCGGTGCAATCAAGGTCTT
The sequence above is drawn from the Triticum aestivum cultivar Chinese Spring chromosome 7A, IWGSC CS RefSeq v2.1, whole genome shotgun sequence genome and encodes:
- the LOC123154079 gene encoding uncharacterized protein At1g66480 isoform X2 — translated: MGNSIGGRRKGAKVMQLDGTAFRVKPPAHAGAVLRDHPGFQLLESEQVKLLGVRARPLDHDALLRPGRLYFLVALPRPTVPPRRAWSGALHVGARERLESLMLTRRSTSDLSFPTAPASPMSTASEGGPVQLRMRLPKAQLAKLMGESRDAAEAAAKIMQLCAANGGNGALTPERSPRLWPKADWGTGGLAQTPERSPRFVPTPDWGAGRFAEKPERSPRFAVTPEWGARFMMPTPERGAETAKTPDRWSALPRTPEYASADVNASRKEKRTRFVALPDEIIA
- the LOC123154079 gene encoding uncharacterized protein At1g66480 isoform X1 encodes the protein MGNSIGGRRKGAKVMQLDGTAFRVKPPAHAGAVLRDHPGFQLLESEQVKLLGVRARPLDHDALLRPGRLYFLVALPRPTVPPRRAWSGALHVGARERLESLMLTRRSTSDLSFPTAPASPMSTASEGGPVQLRMRLPKAQLAKLMGESRDAAEAAAKIMQLCAANGGNGALTPERSPRLWPKADWGTGGLAQTPERSPRFVPTPDWGAGRFAEKPERSPRFAVTPEWGARFMMPTPERGAETAKTPDRWSALPRTPEYASADVNASRKEMNHSSSSHRSTMENASHAEVSEQVL